From one Pseudopipra pipra isolate bDixPip1 chromosome 2, bDixPip1.hap1, whole genome shotgun sequence genomic stretch:
- the POGLUT1 gene encoding protein O-glucosyltransferase 1 — MGAGRAALALWAMAAALCRPGPAWAADAKWRAITGQIKRAVEAYEPCVKENCSCHQSVWKQDLAPFRGGISKETMSDVVSRKLGTHYQIIKNKLYREQDCMFPARCSGVEHFILGIINRLPDMEMVINVRDYPQAPKWMKPLIPVFSFSKTSEYNDIMYPAWTFWEGGPAVWPIYPTGLGRWDLMREDLRRSAEKWPWKKKISKGYFRGSRTSPERDPLILLSRENPELVDAEYTKNQAWKSEKDTLGRPPAKEIPLVDHCKYKYLFNFRGVAASFRLKHLFLCGSLVFHVGEEWLEFFYPQLKPWVHYIPVRPDLSDVRELLQFVKENDAIAQEISERGRQFITEHLQMEDVSCYWEHLLSEYSQALTYKVKRRKNYSQITPEWLKTEL, encoded by the exons atgggagcggggcgggcggcgctggcGCTGTGGGCGATGGCGGCCGCCCTGTGCCGGCCGGGACCCGCCTGGGCGGCAG ATGCCAAGTGGAGAGCGATAACTGGCCAAATTAAGAGAGCTGTGGAAGCCTATGAGCCGTGTGTAAAGGAGAATTGCAGCTGCCACCAAAG tgtcTGGAAGCAGGACCTGGCTCCTTTTCGAGGTGGCATTTCTAAGGAAACAATGTCAGATGTGGTGAGCCGGAAGCTCGGGACGCACTACCAgatcattaaaaacaaactgtACCGTGAGCAGGACTGCATGTTCCCTGCAAG ATGCAGTGGAGTTGAGCACTTCATCCTGGGGATCATCAACCGCCTCCCTGACATGGAAATGGTGATCAATGTGCGAGACTACCCCCAGGCTCCCAAGTGGATGAAACCCCTTATCCCAGTCTTCTCCTTCAGTAAG ACATCTGAATACAATGATATCATGTATCCTGCCTGGACATTTTGGGAAGGAGGACCAGCTGTTTGGCCAATTTACCCAACAGGTTTAGGGCGCTGGGACCTCATGAGAGAGGACCTTAGAAG atcTGCAGAGAAATGgccatggaagaaaaaaatctctaaagGGTATTTCCGAGGATCCAG aacgAGTCCTGAGAGAGATCCCCTCATCCTGCTGTCCCGAGAAAACCCTGAACTTGTTGACGCTGAATACACTAAAAACCAGGCTTGGAAATCTGAAAAG GACACCTTAGGAAGGCCTCCTGCAAAGGAAATTCCGCTGGTTGATCACTGCAAATACAA GTACCTGTTCAACTTCCGGGGAGTGGCGGCCAGTTTCCGCTTGAAACACCTTTTCTTGTGCGGTTCACTCGTCTTTCACGTTGGGGAAGAGTGGTTGGAGTTCTTCTATCCCCAGCTGAAGCCTTGGGTCCACTACATCCCGGTGCGACCAGACCTCTCTGACGTCAG AGAGCTGTTGCAGTTTGTAAAGGAAAATGATGCCATAGCACAAGAAATTTCAGAGAG GGGACGCCAGTTCATCACAGAGCACTTGCAGATGGAGGACGTCTCTTGCTACTGGGAGCATCTGCTGTCTGAATATTCCCAGGCCTTGACTTATAAAGTGAAAAGGAGGAAGAACTACAGCCAGATCACTCCTGAATGGCTGAAAACAGAACTATAG